From a single Streptomyces sp. NBC_01264 genomic region:
- a CDS encoding amidohydrolase, giving the protein MGNTRQPIRQRADIVFVGGRVFTGTSPTPIDAAVAVGGGRIIAVADEAAVRSLADAGTEVVDLAGGLLVPGFQDAHVHPAVAGVQMLGCDLSEERTVEGYLAVVAEFAAAHPDADWIRGGGWSMDVFPGGTPTRALLDVVVPDRPVLLTNRDGHGAWVNTRALETAGVDRTTPDPADGRVEREEDGTPAGTLQEGAVELVAHHVPIATPDEALAGLLAAQEHLFSLGVTSWQDAMIGAFPGNPDNYGVYLRAAREGSLRARVVGALWWDRERGLEQIPDIEERRRTGQAGRFNATSVKMMQDGIAENFTAGMLEPYLDGCGCATKNSGLSFIDPKVLTEAVSRLDRSGFQIHFHALGDRAVREVLDALAEARETNGANDNRHHLAHLQLVHPDDIARFASLDAAANIQALWAAHEPQMDELTIPFLGPERARLQYPFGDLQRAGARLVAGSDWSVSSPNPLWGIHVAVNRSVPDEAPGATGTFEPAPPFFPEQALTLSQALTAYTAGSAWVNHLDEVTGTVEEGKYADLVVLDRDPFAHPPLEIADTRVLRTYIDGELVFAATD; this is encoded by the coding sequence ATGGGCAATACCAGGCAGCCGATCAGGCAGCGTGCCGACATCGTCTTCGTAGGGGGACGGGTCTTCACCGGCACCTCACCCACCCCGATCGACGCCGCCGTCGCCGTCGGAGGCGGCCGGATCATCGCCGTGGCCGACGAGGCGGCCGTGCGCTCGCTCGCGGACGCCGGCACCGAGGTCGTCGACCTCGCCGGAGGACTCCTCGTCCCCGGGTTCCAGGACGCCCACGTCCACCCCGCCGTGGCCGGCGTCCAGATGCTCGGCTGCGACCTGAGCGAGGAGCGAACCGTCGAGGGCTACCTCGCGGTGGTCGCGGAATTCGCCGCCGCCCACCCCGACGCCGACTGGATCCGCGGCGGCGGCTGGTCGATGGACGTCTTCCCCGGAGGCACGCCCACCCGCGCCCTGCTCGACGTGGTGGTCCCGGACCGGCCCGTCCTGCTCACCAACCGCGACGGCCACGGAGCCTGGGTCAACACCAGGGCCCTGGAGACCGCGGGAGTCGACCGCACCACCCCCGACCCGGCGGACGGCCGGGTCGAACGGGAGGAGGACGGAACCCCGGCCGGCACCCTCCAGGAGGGCGCCGTGGAGCTGGTGGCGCACCACGTGCCCATCGCGACCCCGGACGAGGCGCTCGCCGGCCTGCTCGCGGCGCAGGAGCACCTCTTCTCCCTCGGCGTCACCAGCTGGCAGGACGCCATGATCGGCGCCTTCCCCGGCAACCCCGACAACTACGGCGTCTACCTGCGCGCCGCCCGCGAGGGCTCCCTGCGCGCCCGCGTCGTCGGCGCCCTGTGGTGGGACCGCGAACGCGGCCTGGAGCAGATACCCGACATCGAGGAGCGCCGCCGCACCGGACAGGCCGGCCGCTTCAACGCCACCAGCGTGAAGATGATGCAGGACGGCATCGCCGAGAACTTCACCGCCGGCATGCTGGAGCCCTACCTCGACGGCTGCGGCTGCGCCACGAAGAACTCCGGGCTCAGCTTCATCGATCCGAAGGTGCTCACCGAGGCGGTGTCGCGGCTCGACCGCTCAGGTTTCCAGATCCACTTCCACGCACTGGGCGACCGGGCCGTCCGCGAGGTGCTCGACGCCCTCGCCGAGGCCCGCGAGACCAACGGTGCCAACGACAACCGCCACCACCTCGCCCACCTCCAGCTCGTCCACCCGGACGACATCGCCCGCTTCGCGAGCCTGGACGCGGCCGCCAACATCCAGGCCCTGTGGGCCGCGCACGAACCGCAGATGGACGAGCTCACGATCCCCTTCCTCGGCCCGGAACGAGCCCGCCTCCAGTACCCGTTCGGCGACCTCCAGCGCGCCGGAGCCCGCCTGGTCGCGGGCAGCGACTGGTCGGTCAGCAGCCCCAACCCGCTGTGGGGCATCCACGTCGCCGTCAACCGCTCCGTGCCCGACGAGGCGCCGGGCGCCACCGGGACCTTCGAACCGGCGCCGCCCTTCTTCCCCGAGCAGGCGCTCACCCTCTCCCAGGCGCTCACCGCCTACACCGCCGGCAGCGCGTGGGTGAACCACCTCGACGAGGTCACCGGCACCGTCGAGGAGGGCAAGTACGCGGACCTCGTCGTCCTCGACCGGGACCCCTTCGCCCACCCCCCGCTGGAGATCGCCGACACCCGCGTGCTGCGCACGTACATCGACGGCGAACTGGTCTTCGCCGCGACCGACTGA
- a CDS encoding TetR/AcrR family transcriptional regulator yields the protein MPKSSDTPARSKRAGSQLTPDAIIEASLRIAARGSEDAFTVRRLGEELGADPTAIYRHFRDKDELLLSVADRTLGEVLDSIPEGLDWKGRLRALADGSLEVALRYPVVGSTMASRTTRRPNEFRVVELILGAVTEAGLEGAEAAVHYRMVGDSLLAYVGQRAAYLLFDPEVRAADESSWNREYRLVDPAGFPNITRLGAQLAEVTDEQIFEARVEALITAIENRVLALRGA from the coding sequence ATGCCGAAGTCATCCGACACACCCGCCCGGTCCAAGCGCGCGGGCAGCCAGCTCACACCCGACGCGATCATCGAAGCGAGCCTGCGCATCGCGGCTCGCGGCAGCGAGGACGCCTTCACCGTGCGGCGCCTCGGCGAGGAGCTCGGCGCCGACCCGACCGCGATCTACCGGCACTTCCGCGACAAGGACGAGCTGCTGCTCTCGGTCGCCGACCGCACGCTCGGCGAGGTGCTCGACAGCATCCCCGAGGGGCTCGACTGGAAGGGCCGGCTGCGGGCGCTCGCCGACGGCTCCCTCGAAGTGGCCCTCAGGTACCCGGTGGTCGGCTCGACCATGGCCAGCCGGACCACTCGCAGGCCCAACGAGTTCCGCGTCGTGGAGCTGATCCTCGGCGCGGTGACGGAGGCGGGCCTCGAAGGGGCGGAGGCGGCCGTCCACTACCGGATGGTCGGCGACTCCCTCCTGGCCTACGTCGGGCAGCGCGCCGCCTACCTCTTGTTCGACCCGGAGGTCCGGGCGGCCGACGAGTCCTCGTGGAACCGCGAGTACCGCCTGGTCGATCCCGCGGGCTTCCCCAACATCACCCGGCTCGGCGCACAGCTGGCCGAGGTCACGGACGAGCAGATCTTCGAGGCCAGGGTCGAGGCGCTGATCACCGCGATCGAGAACCGGGTCCTGGCGCTGCGCGGAGCCTGA
- a CDS encoding prolyl oligopeptidase family serine peptidase — MSDEDPYLWLEEVTGEAALSWVRERNEETVSALASDPGFKVLESEVREALDDDGRIPYARRRGRHLYNFRQDADHVRGLWRRTTLEEYRKERPDWEPVLDLDALAEAEGEKWAWAGSAVLGPDHRHALVMLSRDGADACVVREFDLEEREFVEGGFEVAEARTQIGWIDRDLVWIGTDFGPGSMSTSGYPLQVRRWRRGTPLAEAELVYEGRPTDMTATGWHDDTPGFERDFVHRQIDFWKQELFLLPGDTAAPAEPEKIEVPDDAGASVHREWLIVSPKSPWLGHVAGSLLAFDFEAFRAGEREAAVLFTPDEHTALAGWSWTRHHLILTTSADVSSRLEILTPGPGPDGWSRTPLSGVPPLSTASVTGTDPDVSDEFFLNVSGHLQPSTLYRGTAPAGADETVKQDPALFDTAGLTVRQHFARSADGTEVPYFVVGPEDRTGPGPTLLYGYGGFEISMVPGYSAVTGRAWLARGGTYVVAGIRGGHEYGPDWHKAALGANRVRAYEDFAAVARDLIARDITTPAQLGIEGGSNGGLLMGAMLTRDPELFGAVVALVPLMDMLRFHKLLAGASWIAEYGDPDDPADRPHLEGISPYHQVRTDGPAYPPLLLLTSTRDDRVHPGHARKMAARLRESGHPVLFHEHLGGGHSGATDHGQTAFNHALVHTFLWDRLTPQR, encoded by the coding sequence ATGAGCGATGAAGACCCCTACCTCTGGTTGGAAGAAGTGACCGGCGAGGCCGCCCTGTCCTGGGTGCGCGAGCGCAACGAGGAAACGGTGTCCGCGCTGGCCTCGGATCCCGGGTTCAAGGTGCTGGAGTCGGAGGTCCGCGAGGCCCTCGACGACGACGGCAGGATCCCCTACGCGCGCCGGCGGGGACGTCACCTCTACAACTTCCGGCAGGACGCCGACCACGTACGCGGCCTGTGGCGGCGCACCACATTGGAGGAGTACCGCAAGGAGCGGCCCGACTGGGAGCCGGTCCTCGACCTGGACGCACTCGCCGAGGCCGAGGGGGAGAAGTGGGCCTGGGCGGGCAGCGCCGTGCTGGGTCCCGACCATCGCCACGCCCTGGTCATGCTGTCCAGGGACGGCGCTGACGCCTGTGTCGTGCGCGAGTTCGACCTGGAGGAGCGGGAGTTCGTCGAGGGCGGTTTCGAGGTCGCCGAGGCCAGGACCCAGATCGGCTGGATCGACCGGGACCTGGTCTGGATCGGCACGGACTTCGGCCCCGGTTCGATGTCCACGTCCGGTTACCCCCTCCAGGTGCGCCGGTGGCGGCGCGGCACGCCCCTCGCGGAGGCGGAACTGGTCTACGAGGGCCGCCCGACGGACATGACCGCCACCGGATGGCACGATGACACACCCGGTTTTGAACGGGACTTCGTCCACCGGCAGATCGATTTCTGGAAGCAGGAGCTGTTCCTCCTGCCCGGGGACACCGCCGCCCCGGCGGAGCCCGAGAAGATCGAGGTCCCGGACGACGCCGGTGCCTCCGTCCACCGCGAGTGGCTGATCGTCTCGCCGAAGTCCCCGTGGCTCGGCCACGTCGCGGGCAGTCTTCTCGCCTTCGACTTCGAGGCCTTCCGGGCGGGGGAGCGGGAGGCGGCGGTGCTCTTCACCCCGGACGAGCACACCGCCCTCGCGGGCTGGAGCTGGACCCGCCACCACCTGATCCTCACCACCAGCGCCGACGTTTCCTCCCGGCTCGAGATCCTGACCCCCGGACCGGGCCCCGACGGCTGGAGCCGCACCCCCCTGTCCGGCGTACCGCCGCTGTCCACGGCCTCCGTCACCGGCACCGATCCGGACGTGAGCGACGAGTTCTTCCTGAACGTCTCGGGCCACCTCCAGCCGTCCACGCTCTACCGGGGTACGGCCCCGGCCGGCGCCGACGAGACCGTCAAGCAGGACCCGGCCCTCTTCGACACGGCCGGTCTCACGGTCCGCCAGCACTTCGCGCGCTCCGCGGACGGCACGGAGGTCCCGTACTTCGTCGTCGGCCCCGAGGACCGCACCGGCCCCGGGCCCACCCTGCTCTACGGCTACGGCGGCTTCGAGATCTCCATGGTCCCGGGCTACAGCGCCGTGACCGGCCGCGCCTGGCTCGCGCGCGGCGGCACCTACGTGGTGGCGGGCATCCGGGGCGGGCACGAGTACGGGCCGGACTGGCACAAGGCCGCACTCGGCGCGAACCGGGTCCGGGCCTACGAGGACTTCGCGGCCGTGGCCCGGGACCTCATCGCCCGGGACATCACCACCCCGGCCCAGCTCGGCATCGAAGGCGGCAGCAACGGCGGACTGCTCATGGGCGCGATGCTCACCCGCGACCCCGAACTGTTCGGCGCGGTCGTGGCCCTCGTGCCGCTGATGGACATGCTGCGCTTCCACAAGCTGCTCGCCGGTGCGAGCTGGATCGCCGAGTACGGGGACCCCGACGACCCGGCCGACCGGCCCCACCTGGAGGGGATCTCCCCGTACCACCAGGTCCGGACGGACGGGCCCGCGTACCCGCCGCTGCTCCTGCTGACCTCGACCCGCGACGACCGCGTCCACCCCGGGCACGCCCGCAAGATGGCCGCCCGGCTGCGGGAGTCGGGGCATCCCGTGCTGTTCCACGAGCACCTCGGCGGCGGCCATTCCGGCGCCACCGACCACGGGCAGACGGCCTTCAACCACGCGCTGGTCCACACCTTCCTGTGGGACCGGCTGACCCCGCAGAGGTGA
- a CDS encoding MFS transporter, which translates to MSRSRFASVLPDLSPLRSSPDFRLLFYQGTVTFFGSFMAMIALPLQIKHMTDSPLAVGAMGAVELLPLVVFGLYGGALADAVDRRRMILLTEAGLGVLALVLLVNSALPTPMLWPLYVVAACVSALTGLQRPAMDSLMARIVPHDQLTAAAALNGLRYQFGAIAGPAVAGLVVAYAGYASAYAVTVAGFLVSVLLCLRLRPAPPARDAERPSLRGIAEGARYAWSRPVLLGTYAVDLAAMFFAFPNAIFPFLADELDAVWALGLMYAAGAVGSLVLGLTSGWASRVRRHGLLVVCGAGVWGLAIAAAGWSGNIWLVLLCLAVAGAGDMLSGLGRATIWNQTIPEELRGRLAGIEVLSYTVGPQLGQVRAGTMAGWTGTRSAFWSGGLACVASVAVLAALLPKLISYDADTDEDALRRRAAKEEPQPSGAATA; encoded by the coding sequence GTGAGCAGATCCCGTTTCGCCTCCGTACTGCCCGACCTGTCCCCGTTGCGGTCCAGCCCCGATTTCCGGCTGCTGTTCTACCAGGGCACGGTCACCTTCTTCGGCTCGTTCATGGCGATGATCGCGCTCCCGCTGCAGATCAAGCACATGACGGACTCGCCGCTCGCGGTCGGTGCGATGGGCGCGGTGGAGCTGCTCCCGCTGGTGGTCTTCGGCCTCTACGGCGGCGCCCTCGCCGATGCCGTGGACCGGCGTCGGATGATCCTGCTGACGGAGGCCGGGCTCGGGGTGCTCGCTCTGGTCCTCCTGGTGAACTCGGCCCTGCCGACCCCGATGCTGTGGCCGCTGTACGTGGTCGCGGCGTGCGTGTCGGCGCTGACCGGCCTGCAGCGGCCGGCCATGGACTCGCTGATGGCCCGGATCGTGCCGCACGACCAGCTGACCGCCGCCGCCGCGCTGAACGGGCTGCGCTACCAGTTCGGAGCCATCGCGGGTCCCGCGGTGGCCGGCCTGGTCGTCGCGTACGCCGGGTACGCGTCCGCGTACGCCGTCACCGTGGCCGGGTTCCTCGTCTCCGTGCTGCTGTGCCTGCGGCTGCGTCCGGCTCCGCCCGCCCGGGACGCCGAGCGGCCCTCCTTGCGGGGGATCGCCGAGGGCGCCCGGTACGCGTGGAGCCGGCCCGTGCTGCTCGGCACGTACGCCGTGGACCTGGCGGCGATGTTCTTCGCCTTCCCGAACGCCATCTTCCCCTTCCTCGCGGACGAGCTCGACGCGGTGTGGGCGCTGGGTCTGATGTACGCGGCCGGGGCGGTGGGCTCCCTGGTGCTGGGGCTGACCAGCGGCTGGGCCTCGCGGGTACGCCGGCACGGGCTGCTGGTGGTGTGCGGGGCCGGGGTGTGGGGGCTGGCCATCGCGGCCGCGGGCTGGTCCGGGAACATCTGGCTGGTGCTGCTGTGCCTCGCCGTGGCCGGCGCGGGCGACATGCTGAGCGGGCTGGGGCGGGCCACCATCTGGAACCAGACGATCCCCGAGGAGCTGCGGGGCCGCCTCGCGGGCATCGAGGTGCTCTCGTACACCGTCGGCCCGCAGCTCGGTCAGGTCCGTGCGGGCACGATGGCCGGCTGGACCGGTACCCGCTCGGCCTTCTGGAGCGGCGGGCTCGCCTGCGTGGCCTCGGTGGCGGTGCTGGCGGCCCTGTTGCCGAAGCTGATCTCCTACGACGCCGACACGGACGAGGACGCCCTGCGGCGCCGGGCCGCGAAGGAGGAGCCGCAGCCGAGCGGGGCGGCGACGGCCTGA
- a CDS encoding MFS transporter — MYLSTSRAADVAADPPAPKGPLRAVPGTVLALGMVSLVTDVSAEMVTAVLPLYLVAGLGMSPLAFGALDGLNQGATALLRLLGGRVSDRTQRRKLVAGTGYAISAVCKAALLAVTTPWSVAAVLAADRTGKGLRTAPRDALISLSCPPGEQGRAFGVHRALDTAGALLGPLAAFGVLWVAVDGYEAVFTLSCCFAVLGVLILVLFVRESPAPASPAAGTASARTLLRIPGLRRLCLTAAVLGLFTVGDAFLYLLLQRRLELPAAWFPLLPVGTAAVFLLAALPVGRLADRLGRHRVFLGGHLLLLGACLILLAPVPPGPVLVCGVLGLLGLFYAATDGVLMAAAGPLLPAGLRTTGLAVLQTAQALARFAGSLLFGAAWTLWGPGPALAVTAVGLLLTLALTAAFAGRVPTPGEESPEG; from the coding sequence GTGTACCTGTCGACCAGCCGCGCGGCGGACGTCGCCGCCGACCCTCCGGCACCGAAGGGCCCGCTGCGGGCCGTCCCCGGCACGGTGCTCGCCCTCGGCATGGTCAGCCTGGTCACGGACGTCTCCGCGGAGATGGTCACCGCCGTCCTGCCGCTGTACCTGGTGGCCGGACTCGGGATGTCCCCGCTCGCCTTCGGCGCCCTGGACGGGCTCAATCAGGGCGCCACCGCACTGCTGCGCCTCCTCGGAGGACGGGTCTCGGACCGCACGCAGCGCCGCAAGCTCGTCGCCGGCACCGGCTACGCGATCTCCGCCGTCTGCAAGGCGGCCCTGCTCGCGGTCACGACCCCCTGGTCGGTGGCGGCGGTGCTCGCCGCCGACCGGACCGGAAAGGGCCTGCGCACCGCCCCGCGCGACGCGCTGATCTCGCTGTCCTGCCCGCCGGGGGAGCAGGGCCGCGCCTTCGGCGTGCACCGCGCGCTGGACACGGCCGGGGCCCTGCTGGGGCCGCTGGCCGCGTTCGGCGTGCTGTGGGTGGCGGTCGACGGGTACGAGGCCGTCTTCACCCTGAGCTGCTGCTTCGCGGTGCTGGGCGTCCTGATCCTGGTCCTCTTCGTACGCGAGAGCCCCGCGCCCGCGTCACCGGCGGCCGGGACGGCTTCGGCACGGACCCTGCTGCGGATCCCGGGCCTGCGGCGGCTCTGCCTGACCGCCGCGGTGCTCGGCCTGTTCACCGTCGGGGACGCCTTCCTCTACCTCCTGCTCCAGCGGCGCCTCGAACTGCCGGCCGCCTGGTTCCCGCTGCTGCCGGTCGGCACCGCGGCCGTGTTCCTGCTCGCCGCCCTGCCCGTGGGCCGGCTCGCCGACCGGCTGGGACGCCACCGCGTCTTCCTCGGCGGCCACCTGCTCCTGCTCGGCGCCTGCCTGATCCTGCTGGCTCCGGTACCGCCCGGCCCCGTGCTCGTGTGCGGGGTCCTCGGTCTGCTCGGCCTGTTCTACGCCGCCACCGACGGGGTGCTGATGGCCGCGGCCGGACCGCTGCTGCCCGCGGGGCTGCGCACCACCGGGCTGGCGGTGCTCCAGACGGCGCAGGCCCTGGCGCGGTTCGCGGGCTCCCTGCTCTTCGGCGCGGCGTGGACCCTGTGGGGCCCGGGTCCGGCGCTGGCCGTGACGGCCGTCGGACTGCTGCTGACCCTGGCGCTGACGGCTGCCTTCGCGGGCCGCGTCCCCACCCCGGGGGAGGAGTCCCCCGAGGGGTGA
- a CDS encoding alkaline phosphatase family protein, with protein sequence MPLRPPTTASTSPGATARPRHRAHRSALAAAVAALGALGLLGAFTIANSQAAESGSAAPAAAAALPAYDHVVVVVYENKQYGEIMGSANAPYINQLAGGGASLTGMKALTHPSQPNYFNLFSGATQGITGDGCYTPQSMTAPNLGQEVIAAGKTFATYNEDLPSEGSTACTNGQYAQKHNPWFAFKNVPLNTGKTWTQFPQNNFAALPNLSFVVPNQCNDMHSCSVGTGDTWTKNNIDAYAQWAKANNSLLVLTWDEDNYLGSNQIATVFYGANVKTGTYATAFNHHHLLRTFEDLFGTATHAGNAANVQPISEVFTPTNPTPTPTPTPTPTPTPTPTSTPTPGDLKLANPGPQSCKFNQNCTIQLTTTGGKPPVRYTATGLPWGLTLDATTGRISGKPWATGTIQITATATDATPTTATTTFPLTLTWF encoded by the coding sequence ATGCCCCTCCGTCCCCCGACGACAGCGAGCACGAGCCCGGGCGCGACCGCACGCCCGAGACACCGGGCCCACCGCTCCGCCCTGGCCGCCGCCGTCGCAGCCCTCGGCGCCCTGGGCCTGCTGGGCGCCTTCACCATCGCCAACTCCCAGGCAGCGGAAAGCGGTTCCGCGGCTCCGGCGGCCGCGGCCGCGCTCCCGGCGTACGACCACGTGGTCGTCGTCGTGTACGAGAACAAGCAGTACGGCGAGATCATGGGCAGCGCCAACGCCCCCTACATCAACCAGCTCGCGGGCGGCGGCGCGAGCCTGACCGGAATGAAGGCGCTGACCCACCCGAGCCAGCCGAACTACTTCAACCTGTTCTCCGGCGCCACGCAGGGCATCACCGGGGACGGCTGCTACACCCCGCAGTCGATGACCGCGCCCAACCTGGGCCAGGAGGTGATCGCGGCCGGCAAGACCTTCGCGACGTACAACGAGGACCTGCCGAGCGAGGGTTCCACGGCCTGCACCAACGGCCAGTACGCCCAGAAGCACAACCCGTGGTTCGCCTTCAAGAACGTGCCGCTGAACACCGGGAAGACCTGGACGCAGTTCCCGCAGAACAACTTCGCCGCCCTGCCGAACCTGTCGTTCGTCGTCCCCAACCAGTGCAACGACATGCACTCCTGCTCGGTCGGCACGGGCGACACCTGGACGAAGAACAACATCGACGCCTACGCGCAGTGGGCGAAGGCCAACAACAGCCTGCTGGTGCTGACCTGGGACGAGGACAACTACCTCGGCTCCAACCAGATCGCCACCGTGTTCTACGGGGCGAACGTCAAGACGGGCACCTACGCCACCGCCTTCAACCACCACCACCTGCTGCGCACCTTCGAGGACCTGTTCGGCACGGCGACCCACGCCGGGAACGCCGCCAACGTCCAGCCCATCAGTGAGGTGTTCACCCCCACGAACCCCACCCCGACCCCGACACCCACCCCGACCCCGACTCCCACGCCGACACCCACCTCCACGCCGACCCCCGGTGACCTGAAGCTGGCCAACCCCGGCCCCCAGAGCTGCAAGTTCAACCAGAACTGCACCATCCAGCTCACCACCACCGGCGGAAAGCCCCCCGTCCGCTACACGGCCACCGGACTGCCGTGGGGCCTGACCCTCGACGCCACCACCGGCCGCATCAGCGGCAAACCCTGGGCCACCGGAACGATCCAGATCACCGCCACCGCCACCGACGCCACCCCCACCACAGCCACCACCACCTTCCCCCTCACCCTCACCTGGTTCTGA
- a CDS encoding galactokinase: MTGPGARTGPAPATVPAGATTGTGTGTGEAAARPGAPAGADLARRATADPLFRLVAYALEAAHGRPPAAVWSAPYTFHLGSPGLVAAAGWPVAAAAAPRTDGLVRLSSLAHPADGCDLPLTLSGPPPAAPAWAARPYALLRALARAGYGRGGTDLHVQGSLTAAAGLATEEAADCAVALAVADVHTPAGEDPDRVRLARLMAEALPDGDDALRRGALFARPGRALLLGHGPARPEPRRQRQRQRFVVFDPAPSGSRLVLLALRPTSVLLLGDGTQDRTAELARAVACARRAGALSAWQPGKRPGRSVLVLLPEARLAAVRAAVAEDFRDRELPVPRFLNITVAGAARREV; this comes from the coding sequence GTGACGGGCCCGGGCGCGCGGACCGGCCCGGCCCCGGCCACCGTCCCCGCCGGAGCCACCACGGGCACCGGGACCGGCACCGGCGAAGCCGCCGCCCGCCCCGGGGCCCCCGCCGGGGCGGACCTCGCCCGACGAGCCACCGCCGACCCGCTCTTCCGCCTGGTCGCCTACGCCCTGGAGGCCGCGCACGGCCGCCCGCCGGCCGCGGTCTGGAGCGCCCCGTACACCTTTCACCTGGGCTCCCCGGGCCTCGTCGCGGCAGCCGGCTGGCCCGTCGCGGCCGCGGCGGCCCCGCGCACGGACGGCCTCGTACGGCTCAGCTCCCTGGCCCACCCGGCGGACGGCTGCGACCTGCCCCTGACCCTGTCCGGGCCGCCGCCCGCCGCCCCGGCCTGGGCCGCCCGTCCGTACGCCCTGCTGCGCGCGCTGGCCCGGGCCGGGTACGGCCGGGGCGGGACCGACCTGCACGTGCAGGGCTCCCTCACCGCCGCCGCCGGGCTGGCCACCGAGGAGGCCGCCGACTGCGCGGTGGCGCTCGCGGTGGCCGACGTCCACACACCGGCGGGCGAGGACCCGGACCGGGTACGGCTGGCCCGGCTGATGGCGGAGGCGCTGCCGGACGGCGACGACGCCCTGCGCCGGGGCGCCCTCTTCGCCCGGCCGGGCAGGGCCCTGCTGCTCGGCCACGGTCCGGCCCGTCCGGAGCCCCGGCGGCAGCGCCAGCGCCAGCGGTTCGTGGTCTTCGACCCCGCCCCGTCGGGGTCCCGCCTGGTGCTGCTGGCGCTCCGCCCGACCTCGGTGCTCTTGCTCGGCGACGGCACGCAGGACCGTACGGCCGAACTGGCCCGGGCCGTCGCGTGCGCCCGCCGGGCCGGGGCCCTGAGCGCCTGGCAGCCCGGGAAGCGGCCCGGGCGCAGCGTCCTGGTCCTGCTGCCCGAGGCCCGGCTGGCGGCGGTGCGGGCGGCGGTCGCGGAGGACTTCCGCGACCGCGAGCTGCCCGTGCCCCGGTTCCTGAACATCACCGTCGCGGGCGCGGCCCGCCGCGAGGTGTGA